gcaaacatatacaaatttatattctGCCCTTCTCCATGCTATTAATTATTGAATCATGACTATAATGGCCAACTTtggatatttttacttttcatttgatCTTTCTGCAGTATTAATTTTTTCTAACCTTAcactattttatctcttttacttatttaatcttctGAATGCTAATAGAGGTGATCTAGATAGAGAGATAATAGATcttcttactttcttctttgtgtttcatagaattctaaaaaattcttagggaaatattacattaaaaacctgaagtaaaacacacacaaaaaaatacatgtagtCTTCCTCcaaatcattcttatttttcattttatgagaaTGTTACAGGGACTCCATTGTTCTTATCCTTAGATTTGtacctaaaaaaattaagagagaagTACTTTATATTtgttcaaggaagagaaaaattcttGGCCTTAAGATGAAAGCTAATTTGCAGAAAAAACACAATGGATCAACGAACTCCTCAATTAAAAAACcctacatgggcttccctggtggtgcagtggttgagagtccgcctgccgatgcaggggacacgggttcatgccccggtccaggaagatcccacatgccacggagcggctaggcctgtgagccatggccgctgagcctgcgcatccggagcctgtgctctgccacgggagaggccacaacagtgagaggtccgcgtaccgcaaaaaaataaaaaaaaagaatatccaaaaAACCCTACATGAAAACAGATTACTATCGCCCAGAAGGTTCAGTTTTGTTCTCTGTGGTCATCGTTAGAGCACTTGAAACTATGAAAGAAATTCAGATCTATAGTCCTTCACCTTAGCAGTGTCCTATTCTGGTTCCATGTTTCACATGCAGCTAGTTCAtcaatgtgggggaaaaaaaggctaaaTTTGGAAAAAGTGAGGgggaaaaatcattttgaaaccTAGAAGTAAAAGGCTTTAGTTTTCCATTCtagtataacaaaaataaacaaaaatccagtTGTGAGTATAATGGTGGTtgacagggctggggagaggggaaaatgtgaagttgtttaatgggtataaaaAATTCTGGACtttggttgtacaactctgtgaatatacttagtgtgactgaactgtacacttaaaaaaggctaagatggtcaattttatgttatatgcattttaatgcaatttaaaataaaaataaataaatccatttaaagtataaatGGTTCGGGTTGTTGTCAGCAGCTCTAAGTTGGGATTGTTTTCAACTCAAGTCAAATGTTTTCCATAAATCAAACCCACCTGGATTTGATACAAATTTTAATTCCAGTCATTTTACTAAGATAGGCACATATTTCTCTTAATATACTGAAACTATATCTATAGctataaaacaatttaatttctacttttaatcTTAAAGTCTTTTGTCTTTCAAGATTTAGAGACCCCTGTAAAAAGATTGTGAAAATATTACTACATTTACTttgggaaataataaaatagtctgatatatatatatgtacatatatatgtatacacacacgtgcgcgcacgcacacacacacacacacacacacaactccaaGGTTTCACTGGTACAACTGGGTAGAAGTGTGACATTCACTGAAATGAAGAGTAGGAAAGGAGCAAGTTTGGAGGATTAGGGCTAGACCAAGTGTTCTCAAAAGGTATAATTtcccccccaggggacatttgggagtacctggagacatttctggttaTCACACCTGGATGCAGTTGCGGGATGTGGGGGGCATGCTATTGGCCTGGGTTGGGATACTTTTAAACttcctgcagtgcacaggacaggcTCCCACCAGAAAGAGTGATCTGTCctcaaatgtcaatagtgccaagagTGAGAAACCTTGGGTTGGCATCCTCTCTTCTGAATCTGGCCACTCTTTCTCAGCCTTTGCAGCAGGCTTCTCCTCTTCTGACTCTAGTTGCTCAATAGTCTGTCTTTAGCAGCCCACTTCTCTTTTCCTCTACATTTTCTCTTGGGAACATCACTCATGACTTCAACTACCACATCTATGTTGCTAACTCCCACATCTTTATGCCTAGTCCCAACTGTTCCTCTAGCTCTAAAgcattgtttctttgtatttccctTCACATCTTTTCATTAACTTACTGCTACGTTTCTTGTCTTTATAAGTAGCATCTGGTAGAAAACCACAGGGTCatttatttcccaaatatttactaagtatctAGTTTGTGTAAAGGGCAGCACTAGTATTTGGAAGAAGGTAGTGATGGTGGAGATGAGAGGTAATCATAGTAAGTGCTTTAAATGCATTATCCCTGATTATGGCAATAGTTTTACAAGGAAGAAATTATTATCTCCTGGAAACGAAAGCCTCAAGTGTTTAATCAACTACTTAAATATCACAGAGCTTGTAAATAGCAgagtattttaaaagtcagttctATTTTGACATTAAGGACTGAACTCTCTCCATTAAAAACCACTGGGGACAATGCTGGAAACGTGTGTCCATAGCCAAAGGGAGATGGATGTGAGTGATGAAGGTCTAAGAAATTCCAATAGCCTTTTATTCTAAGCCACCGTGCACCCTCTTCCGGTTACTTACCGTATATCCCAGAATATAATACACCAGCCATAGGAGGATGAATCATTATTTTCCTTAActctagaaaagataaaaaattgacAACGAAAGTATGACATACCATCAATTGTCAGAGATTTCCTAGacgttgaaatattttttaaaagataagccTTCAGAGATTTCtaatttgttaaaatatgaagaagaaagtgATCTTAGATTCTATGACATACGAcgaatttgttttctacattcaaTTTCCAAGGTTAGTGCTGGTGGCTGGTGTGCTATTCTGCATTTTAGTCAACTAAGACGTTTGTATATTGCTTTCTAAATGGTCGTAGATTGTTTCATGGCTCTGTGTTGTGCTTCTGCAACTAGATCGTAAAGCTCTTAGCTCTTCAATCACCTCTTTGTtctcctccccgccaccccctgcccccacaccAAGCGCCTTTCAACAATCTATGCAGATTTTACCACTTAGGAGTAAACCTGAATTTCTTGTAACTTAGAATTTCATAGATAGTATAAGACTGTCCACAGATTTAGTTACACTGGGGGGCGGGATGGGgaaaacattatattaaatgTGAGCATCGTTTTTTTAAGACCCATCCTTGTAGAAACGTTAAAATGTGGTGGGGTAGGGAGCGAGGGCGGAGGCGGAGAGGGGATATACGTCTCAGGATACAGGAAATACGGAAAAAGCGAAACCCGGAGGAAGCTCTGTGCCTGGAGGGGAGCCGTCGCCATCTCCCGTCTCTTGGCTTCGCCAGGGCCCACCGGAGAGAGCTGACCCCCGGGTCCTATAATCCTTATGGGGGACCAACTTTGTACCTCCGGGAGATCCACGCTCCAGCCTGGAAACACGCGGGAAATCAAGCCTCCAAAAAAGCGCTGCCTCCTAGCTCCACGTTGGGATTATCCAGAAGGAACCCCCAACGGAGGTAGTACCCCTCTCCCTTCCACACCTCCTCCACCATCACCGGGCCTGAAGTCGCACccatcttctctggagaaatagtACAATATACTTCTCTCACCCCAAACCAGGTCAGATTCTTTCTCATTTGGGATATTCAGGCTCTCTGAAACTTAATTATATATTTCCCCAGATCTACTTCACCCTTTCCCTATTCTCTCCACGATTTCAAAGTTGAAGAAAGAACATGCAGGCATTAAATAGCTCTTTCACAAAATATGTGGGGGTGAATTTATGGATATTTAATAAcattaagtaattatttttaatatattagccATGACAATCGtggttatattttttagaagtaGACTTAATCTTTTGATATGCTAGAAAGTAATTCAGTAGGGCCCAGGTGAGGGGTACAAACAAAATGTTCATGAGTTGATCATTGTTAAAGCTGAGTGATGTATACATTGGGATTCATTAAACTGTTCTTGctacttttgtgtatatttgaaacGTTTCCATTCAAAAAACGATTGTTTCAAGATGAATAACAACACTATATTGAAGGCCTAATTCCTATGGCTAGCACTGTGCTAACAGTATTGTAAGGTGAGCCTTCAGAGGTGTGTGTTCCTCTGTGTATGGCAGGAGAatttaattagtaaaaaaaaaaagttacaatatGGTAACTCAAATCCAAGTGCCATAATGTTTTCTTGTTCAAGGTATTTAAGAAGCACGGGGTTGGGGGGGAGATGAGATGGACCAAATCATTCTGCCTGGTAGTAATCTTGAGCCATCAAAGAGGAAGGGGTAACTCTGGGTGGGCCTTAAAGGGTGAGTGACATCTGCCATGTGGAGGGGGAGAGAATGCTTTTCTGGCTTAACTTTCCCAAGGCAGGCTTGTTCTAGGAATACTTGGCTATAACACTGAATGTATGAGAAGAACTAGGAGGTGAGATAGAGTGCTGCAGGGCCTTAAATGTTATGTTAAGGAGTATGCAGTTTAATCCATAAGCAGTGGAAACCACTGAAGATTTTCAAGGAAGTATTGTATTTTAGCAGTCCAGTTTTTACTATCAGAAAAACGATCTTCTATTTAGATGAGCTTATAGAATGCAAAAAGTAAACTCTGACCCAAACCTCACAGATTCTTGTAATCCAAAGGAGACAGGGCATCCTTtcttcattcatgcaacaaaccTTTACGGAGCCCTTGCAATGGACTAGGCATTATTCTGGGAGCTGTAGGGGATGGATAAACAAAGCACATAGGAGTGAAACAGATATTGGAATAAATAGGTCAATGAATGATGGGATAACAGTGGCAACTAAGGGAGTTCTGGACTCGGGGCTTGGTGGTAGTGCATAGAAAAAGAATGAGCTCTATTGTGCTTGAAAACATCATCCAGTCATTCCTTACTGCCTGATTTCCCTCAACTTTACCTCTTTGTTCAAAGGGGTAGAGTTGGGGCTGGGAGGCACCATAGGGATAGCAATGctcaaacagaaaacaaagaaggtTTTACAGGGCAAAAAGTGCAAGAGCTACGTAATTTCCTCCAGTAACTCACATcattgaaaattataataatagcaaatatttactgaacatatttatgtgccagacactgttctacaAAGCTTCCTATAGTCTCTGCTCATAATTGTTATGCAATAGATCCCTTCTAATACTGTCTATATAACTGTTTTTCACGAATATATAACTGCAATGGGGGTATGGTAAAGCATAAAGACTTTAGAACCCCAGGGGAAAGAGATGAACAGTAACAGAAGAAAtgatttaacattattttattatttttcagtctttgagGGATTGCAGTATGACTCCATTTCCTTGGTGCATCCATAAAATATTCAGTGAAGACAATGAAGATTATTGACAACGCTACCCTGCTTTTCTGATGTCCTGCTTCAGGAAGTTGTGATTTTTAAGGTAATCTTTTACCAAAAACTTTttaaggaaggaggaggaatacGAGTTGATTATGACACATTAAATATAactaaccaaacaaaaaacaaaaagttagcACCAAATGATAAATTGAAACCATTTTCTACATTATATGAAAGCATATATAccatataataataatgttatatataagCTGTTTTGCTATATTCATTCCTAATTACCTTATAGTTCCTACTGTTACTgtgaaatgtatcttttaaaCCACATTTTCAGATTATTGCCTGTAAATGGGAACGAAATTGATATTTTTACATACCGATTTTATACACTGTAACTTTTCTGATTTATATCTGTTCTAATAATTTGTAGGTTCTCTGGATTATCTGTTAATTTATTATATTGTGAATAATGgcagtttcttcctttccaatatttattttttaatttgtcttacTGGGCTAGCTAGGATCTTTGGTACAATGAGAAATAGTGGCAGTGACAGAGgatttccttgtcttgttcctgaatttacaAGGAAATTCTATACGTGTTTCACcatttttagttgattttctttttcgggttaaagaaattcctttctttcttagtttgctgaga
This window of the Physeter macrocephalus isolate SW-GA chromosome 21, ASM283717v5, whole genome shotgun sequence genome carries:
- the NBDY gene encoding negative regulator of P-body association, with the translated sequence MGDQLCTSGRSTLQPGNTREIKPPKKRCLLAPRWDYPEGTPNGGSTPLPSTPPPPSPGLKSHPSSLEK